A window from Corynebacterium accolens encodes these proteins:
- a CDS encoding response regulator transcription factor, whose protein sequence is MVLQVKTSLLLVDDDPLVIEALGHYFAAAEDMEISAVAENGKAALQQLEQHDVDAVIADIHMPEMDGTALLRELNELPNPPVFIAMTAMDNDDTLREVLSNKAAAYILKSSKPAYILDTVREAVRGGTVVAPQPLTRLFQQMPGWSENDTQSTSAVSASEHHISPAQAQILDLVCEGKSNEEIAKSTHYAPGTVKKYVSSLLTEFHAKSRLELAVKALKAGYGK, encoded by the coding sequence ATGGTGCTTCAAGTAAAAACTTCGCTGCTCCTAGTCGATGATGATCCACTAGTCATCGAGGCACTCGGCCACTATTTCGCTGCGGCCGAAGATATGGAAATCAGCGCCGTCGCAGAAAATGGGAAAGCCGCATTACAGCAGCTAGAACAACACGATGTCGATGCCGTCATCGCGGATATTCATATGCCGGAGATGGACGGCACAGCATTGCTGCGCGAGCTTAATGAGCTGCCTAATCCACCGGTATTCATTGCTATGACCGCAATGGATAATGACGACACCCTAAGGGAAGTCCTGTCCAATAAGGCGGCAGCCTATATCCTAAAAAGCTCGAAGCCGGCCTATATTTTGGACACGGTGCGCGAGGCCGTCCGCGGCGGCACGGTCGTGGCTCCCCAACCTTTAACGCGCTTATTCCAACAAATGCCTGGCTGGAGCGAAAACGATACTCAATCTACGTCTGCGGTTTCCGCCTCTGAGCACCATATTTCGCCTGCTCAAGCTCAGATTCTCGATTTAGTATGCGAGGGAAAATCCAACGAAGAGATCGCAAAAAGCACTCACTATGCTCCGGGAACGGTAAAGAAATATGTTTCTAGCCTGTTAACCGAATTTCACGCCAAGTCTCGTCTCGAACTAGCGGTCAAGGCACTAAAAGCGGGGTACGGCAAATAG